In Halorussus limi, a genomic segment contains:
- a CDS encoding acyl-CoA synthetase: MPLDYERERETFEWDIPADYNVPAVVEDHAESFGDRLAVRFRDDEGGEAERTYADLRDDQNRFAAALADLGVGEGDRVMHLFPRHPDAFAVQLGALARGALLVPCSAMLKPKDIAFRANDCEAETVVVHADLTEMVEPVLDETPLDTVVVLDADGDPERENWHAFADLLEGRPTDHDGPELSADDPMSINYTSGTTGQPKPVLHRHRWMRCFELVNGQYWWGVDRDTDFSDELLWATTGTGWAKWFWSPVGVGLTTGASQFIYDGDFDAGTFLDLMEEEGVTRLCAVPTQYRMFTQVDGLGEYDLALTEAVSAGEPLNREPIQEFEEAFGVTPRDGYGQTETVALVTNYPGIDVKPGSMGKPVPGIDVTLLDTQDEEEVDAGETGEIAVPVGSPAIFDGYYEKPDLDEQTFHGDYYRTGDLARKDEDGYFFFEGRADDIIISSGYRIGPFEVEDALVGHDAVAEAAAVASPHDERGNVVKAYVVLADGYESGEDLTDELQDYMKEETAPYKYPRRIEYVDELPTTSSGKIRRIELREQENEQFGE, from the coding sequence ATGCCTCTCGACTACGAACGCGAGCGCGAGACCTTCGAGTGGGACATTCCGGCCGACTACAACGTCCCGGCGGTCGTCGAGGACCACGCCGAGTCGTTCGGCGACCGACTCGCGGTCCGGTTCCGCGACGACGAGGGCGGCGAGGCCGAGCGGACCTACGCCGACCTGCGCGACGACCAGAACCGGTTCGCCGCCGCGCTGGCGGACTTGGGCGTCGGCGAGGGCGACCGAGTGATGCACCTGTTCCCGCGCCACCCCGACGCGTTCGCCGTCCAGTTGGGCGCGCTCGCTCGCGGCGCGCTACTGGTCCCCTGTTCGGCCATGCTCAAGCCGAAGGACATCGCCTTCCGGGCCAACGACTGCGAGGCCGAGACCGTGGTGGTCCACGCCGACCTCACCGAGATGGTCGAACCCGTGCTGGACGAGACGCCCCTCGACACCGTCGTCGTGCTGGACGCGGACGGCGACCCCGAGCGCGAGAACTGGCACGCCTTCGCCGACCTGCTGGAGGGACGGCCGACCGACCACGACGGGCCGGAACTGTCGGCCGACGACCCGATGTCCATCAACTACACCAGCGGGACGACCGGTCAGCCGAAACCCGTCCTCCACCGCCACCGGTGGATGCGGTGCTTCGAACTCGTCAACGGCCAGTACTGGTGGGGCGTCGACAGGGACACCGACTTCTCGGACGAACTGCTCTGGGCGACCACCGGCACCGGGTGGGCAAAGTGGTTCTGGAGTCCCGTGGGCGTCGGGTTGACGACCGGTGCCTCGCAATTCATCTACGACGGCGACTTCGACGCCGGAACCTTCCTCGACCTGATGGAGGAAGAAGGCGTCACGCGCCTGTGCGCCGTGCCGACCCAGTACCGGATGTTCACGCAGGTCGACGGACTGGGCGAGTACGACCTCGCGCTGACCGAGGCGGTGTCGGCGGGCGAACCGCTGAACCGCGAACCGATTCAGGAGTTCGAGGAGGCGTTCGGCGTCACGCCGCGGGACGGCTACGGCCAGACCGAGACGGTCGCGCTGGTGACGAACTACCCCGGCATCGACGTGAAGCCGGGGAGCATGGGCAAGCCCGTGCCCGGCATCGACGTGACCCTGCTCGACACGCAGGACGAGGAGGAAGTGGACGCGGGCGAGACCGGCGAAATCGCGGTCCCGGTCGGGAGCCCCGCCATCTTCGACGGCTACTACGAGAAGCCCGACTTGGACGAGCAGACGTTCCACGGCGACTACTACCGGACCGGCGACCTCGCCCGGAAGGACGAGGACGGCTACTTCTTCTTCGAGGGCCGGGCCGACGACATCATCATCTCGTCGGGCTACCGCATCGGCCCGTTCGAGGTCGAGGACGCGCTCGTGGGCCACGATGCGGTCGCGGAGGCCGCGGCGGTCGCCAGTCCTCACGACGAACGCGGGAACGTCGTCAAGGCCTACGTCGTCCTCGCGGACGGCTACGAGAGCGGCGAGGACCTGACCGACGAGTTGCAGGACTACATGAAGGAGGAGACGGCCCCGTACAAGTACCCGCGGCGCATCGAGTACGTCGACGAACTCCCCACGACCTCCAGCGGGAAGATTCGCCGGATAGAGCTTCGCGAACAGGAGAACGAGCAGTTCGGCGAGTGA
- a CDS encoding sensor histidine kinase, with protein sequence MSPNSDAPRSLPSEQIPSLLVGLGGLFFLLFLAGQYVFYRAQFGLSEGLAVSFSLYVIFMAALIGGGYWLGRSDLPPKRYPRIGGWVLGGLLFFLTINLAIMASWSGGTTPFRFSWGLWAANVGASGGLLVGCVEARAIQRELEAQRASMRAEQAEGQRQWFDYLNGLLRHEVLNTTNVIIGYASVLLEDDDLDGATESALERIYRQGQDMTKVIRDVQVLIELTQDDADLRPVDLRDVLDDELRVIAENYEAVEIETAVPESLLVTADDLLPRIFGNLLRNAVEHHDGDRPRIRVTAERTGETVAVRVADDGPGVPAKERAALFERSDNSGATHGLGLYIVQTLTERYDGSVELTETGPEGSVFTVTLPAADRGEAVEEANESVGESGETVGDSTETPGESSELAEKSGETTVEG encoded by the coding sequence ATGTCGCCGAACTCCGACGCTCCTCGGTCGCTGCCGAGCGAGCAGATACCGTCGCTTCTCGTCGGTCTCGGGGGGCTGTTTTTCCTCCTCTTTCTGGCCGGGCAGTACGTCTTCTACCGGGCGCAGTTCGGTCTCTCGGAAGGTCTCGCGGTCAGTTTCTCGCTCTACGTAATCTTCATGGCGGCGCTGATAGGCGGCGGGTACTGGCTCGGCAGGAGCGACCTCCCGCCGAAGCGCTACCCCCGCATCGGCGGGTGGGTACTCGGCGGTCTCCTGTTCTTCCTCACCATCAATCTCGCCATCATGGCGTCGTGGTCGGGCGGTACGACGCCGTTTCGCTTCTCGTGGGGGCTCTGGGCGGCGAACGTCGGGGCGTCGGGCGGCCTGCTCGTCGGTTGCGTCGAGGCGCGAGCCATCCAGCGCGAACTCGAAGCCCAACGGGCCTCGATGCGCGCCGAACAGGCCGAAGGACAGCGCCAGTGGTTCGACTATCTCAACGGTCTCCTGCGTCACGAAGTGCTGAACACCACGAACGTCATCATCGGCTACGCGTCGGTTCTGCTCGAAGACGACGACCTCGACGGAGCCACCGAGTCCGCCCTCGAACGGATTTACCGACAGGGCCAAGACATGACGAAGGTCATTCGCGACGTGCAGGTGCTGATAGAACTGACGCAAGACGACGCGGACCTGCGACCGGTGGACCTCCGGGACGTACTCGACGACGAACTGCGAGTAATCGCGGAGAACTACGAGGCTGTCGAAATCGAGACCGCCGTTCCGGAGTCGCTACTCGTGACCGCGGACGACCTGCTTCCGCGGATCTTCGGGAACCTGCTCAGGAACGCCGTCGAACACCACGACGGCGACCGGCCGCGGATACGAGTGACCGCCGAGCGAACCGGCGAGACGGTCGCGGTCCGGGTCGCGGACGACGGTCCCGGCGTCCCGGCCAAAGAGCGCGCGGCGCTCTTCGAACGGAGCGACAACAGCGGCGCGACCCACGGTCTCGGTCTCTACATCGTGCAGACGCTGACCGAGCGCTACGACGGGAGCGTGGAACTGACCGAGACCGGTCCCGAGGGGAGCGTCTTCACGGTCACGCTCCCGGCCGCGGACCGAGGCGAGGCGGTCGAGGAAGCGAACGAGTCGGTCGGTGAATCCGGCGAAACAGTCGGCGATTCTACTGAGACGCCCGGCGAGTCCAGTGAACTGGCCGAGAAATCCGGTGAAACGACGGTCGAGGGTTAG